CCTGCTCCTGAAGGCTCTGCAACACGCCTGAACCATCCGCGTGCACCGTTTCGTCCAGGCGAGAGCCGGGGTCGGACCCGGCTCCCGGCTTTGCTGGCAAGAGATGTCGGCGACCGGTATAGTGGTACCAGAGCGAAAGGAGGGACGATATGCACCGTCATCGCCATTCTGCGGGAGGTTGGACCAGGTACGGGTACGTTATCCTCGGTTCTTTCCTCGTAGCTCTCGGTCTCGAGACCTTTCTCGTTCCCAACCGCCTGATTGACGGTGGCGTCACGGGCATCGCCATCCTGCTTTCGTACCTGTCCGGCTGGCCCGTGGGCCTTTTCCTCGTCGTCCTCAACGTGCCGTTCCTCTACTTCGGATACGTCCAGATCGGGCGCACGTTCGCCTGGACGACAGCCGTCGCCGTCCTCCTCCTTTCGGGTTTCGCCACCCTGCTCACCCCGGTTCCGGCCGTCACGTCGGACCTGCTGCTCGTCAGCGTGTTCGGCGGGCTGCTCATCGGCGGCGGGCTGGGCCTGATCCTGCGGCACGGCGGGTCGCTGGACGGCGCGGACATCGTCGCCCTCACGCTGAGCCGGGCGACGGGTTTCAGCGTCGGAGAGGTCATCCTCGGCCTGAACGTCCTCATCTTCGGCGCGGCGATGTGGGTCATCGGCGCAGACCGCGCGTTGTACTCGCTCCTCACCTACTTCTCCGCGTACAAGATGGTCGACCTCGTCGTGCAGGGTCTCGACGAGTCGCGCGGCGTGTTCATCATCTCGGCCCGCGCGCGGGAGATCTCGGAGGCGATCCAGCACCGGCTCGGGCGAGGCGTGACGCACTTCCATGCGGAGGGCGGGCGCTCGCAGTCCCCGCTGCACGTGCTCTACACGGTCGTGACGCGCCTGGAGCTGGCGAAGCTGAAGAGCATCGTCCTCGACCACGACGACGACGCGTTCTTCGCCATCCATCCCGTCGCGGAAGCGGGCGGCGGCACCCTGCGCAAGCACAACATCCACTGATGGTGGGCGTCAGGTAGCGATCCCCAGAGGGTTTCGTCGCGCGGGTCGCCAACATCAGCACGTATGTCGACGACTCGCGAACGGCTCGCCGTTTCCGCATCCTTGTCCAAGTCCTTCGCCCGCGAAGCGCGCGACCTGCTCGGGCCGTCCGGCTGGCTCGACGGGCCCGCGGAACGCGCGGCGTACGCGTATGACGCCACCGGCGAGCGCCGCCTGCCGGCGGCGGTCGCCCTGCCCTCCAGCGCGGAGGAGACGGCCGCGTTCGTCGCGCTCTGCGCGCGCCATCGGGTGCCGATCGTGCCGCGCGGCGCGGGCACGAACCTCAGCGGAGGCTCGCTGCCCACGGAGGGCGGCGTCGTGCTGGCGCTCGCGCGGCTTCAGGAGTTGCGCGTCGACCCGGCCCGGCGGGAAGCGACGGTCGGCGCCGGTTGCACGAACCTGCGCGTGGGGGAGGCGGCGGCCCGCCACGGCCTGTTCTACGCCCCCGACCCGTCCAGCCAGCGCGCCTCGACCATCGGCGGCAACGTCGCGGAGAACGCCGGCGGGCCGCACTGCTTCAAGTACGGCGTGACCGCGGACCACGTGCTGGCGCTGGAGGTCGTGCTGGCGGACGGCACGCGCGGGTGGCTCCACGACGAGCCGCTCAACCGGAAGGCGGAGGCACCCGCCGCGCCGGATCCGCTGCCGCTGCTCGTCGGCAGCGAGGGCACGCTGGCCGTCGTGACGGCGGCGCACGTGCGGCTCCTGCCGCTGCCGGCTCACGTGCGCACGCTGCTGGCCGTCTTCCCCGACATGGAACGGGCGGTGGAGGCCGTCTCCGCCATCGTGGCGGGGCGCATCGTGCCGGCCACCATCGAGTTCATCGACCAGGCGACGATCCGGCTGGTCGAGCGGTACGCGCGCGCGGGGTATCCCGAGGACGCCGGCGCCGTGCTCGTCATCGAGGTGGACGGCCCGCTCGCGGACGTGGACCGGGACGCGCCGCGCGTGGCGGAGATCTGCCGCGCAAACGGGGCGAGCGAGGTGCGCATCGCGCGCACGGCGGCGGAGCGGGACGCGCTGTGGCTGGGGCGGCGGGCGGCGTACGGCGCCACCGGCCTCCTGTCCCGCCACGTGTGGTCGCAGGACGTGGTCGTGCCGCGGCCCAAGCTGCCGGAGATGCTGCGTCGCATCGTCGAGGTGGGCGCCCGCTACGGCGTGCCGCTGCCCACGGTGGGGCACGTCGGCGACGGGAACCTGCACCCGCTGATCCCCTTCGATCCGGCCGACCCGGCGACCATCGAGCGGATGCGCGCCATCGACGCGGAGGTGCTGCGCGCATGCGCCGAGCTCGGCGGGACGGTCACGGGCGAGCACGGGGTCGGGGTCGACAAGCTGGAGCCCCTGCGGCTCGTGTTCGGGCCGGATGAGCTCGACCTGCAGTGGGCGTTCCGCCGCGCCCTGGATCCGGACGGGATCCTGAACCCCGGCAAGGCGCTGCCGGCCGTGCCGCCGCCGGGATCGCCGGAGCGGCGGGACCTCCGGCCGCCGGCGCAGCGGTTGCCGCTCTTGGACCGGGGACGGGTGGACGTGGACGCGGGCAACCTCACGGCGCGGGTGGCGGCCGGCGTGACGGTCGCCGAGCTGCGGGAGGCGGCTTCCGCGGAGGGCCTCGACTGGCCCGCCGGGTGGGACGCCGACCCGTCGGCGGAGGTCCTGGACGTCATCCGGCGGGCGGGACGGCCCGGCTGGCCGTCGCGGGCGCGGGTCCGCCACGGCGTGCTGGCGGTGGCGTTCGCTGGAGGCGGCGGGCGCGCGTGGCGGTTCGGCGCGGCGACGGTGAAGAACGTCGCCGGCTACGCCGTGCACAAGGCCTTCGTGGGCGCGGGGGAGGCGGCGGCGAGCCTGGCGGAGGCCACGCTGAAGCTGGAGCCGGCGGGCGCCGGGGACGGCCGAGCGTTGGAGCGGTTGGAGGACCCCGCGCCGGGCGATGGGGCTTGCGGCGGGGATCCGCGGCGCGCCGCGGCGCCCGGGGCGCCGGACGTGCGCGCCCTCATGGAGGCGCGCCTGCGCGACGCGTGGGCGCGCTGGCGGGAGGCGGTCGACCGTGGCTGACCCGCGGGCGCTCGCAGGGGTGCCGGCGCCGTCCGGGACCGGGCACGGCGGGTCGCGTGCGGGCCTCTTCACGCCCGCCGCGCTCGAGGCGATGGACGTCTGCATCAAGTGCGGCTTCTGCCTGCCCTCCTGCCCGACGTACCTCCTCACCGGCAACGAGCTCCACTCGCCCCGCGGCCGCATTCACCTTGCGGAGGAGGCGGAGCGGGGCGCGCTGCCCCTCGCGGCGCTGGCCGAGAGCTTCGCGTTCTGCGTCCACTGCCGCGCCTGCGAATCGGCCTGCCCCTCGGGCGTGCATTACACGTCCGTGCTGACCGCGGCACGTGCCGCGCTCCGCGCGGCCAGCGAGAAGGGCGGGGCGCCGGGCGCGGGCGGGCCGGTCGAGGGCGCGCCGGTCACCGGTGGGCCTGCCGGCGCGCCGGCGGTGGGCGGCGCCGGCCGGCCGCGCTGGGCGCTCCGGCTGCAACGATGGCTGCTCGATGTGTTCGCGCCGCACCCGGCCATGTGGACGCTGGCCCGCTGGGCGCTCTGGGCGTGGCGACGCGGCCCGGACCGCCTGGCGCGCCGCCTTGGATGGACGCGACGGCTCCCGTGGCCGCTGGACGAGCTGGAGCCCGCGCTGCCCGATCCGGGCGCCCGGCGCCGCGGGCCGGCCGGAGCCCGAGCGCCCGCGCCGCGGGATGCCGCCGGCGGGTCGCGCGCTCCCGCGGGCGCGGCCGCGGCCGCGTGCTGCGAGCCGCCGTCGCCGGCCGCCTTCTTCCGGGGCTGCGTCTCCGACGCGCTCTTCCGCTCCGCCAACGACGCGGCGCGCCGGGCGCTGGAGGCCGCCGGCCGCGCCGTCGTCGTGCCGAGGGGTCAGACCTGCTGCGGCGCGCTGCACATGAACGCCGGCGACATCGAGGGGGCCCGCCGGCTGGCGCGGCGCAACATCGAGGCGTTTGAACGGATCCCCGGTCCGATCGTGAACACCGCCGGCGGCTGCGGCGCGCACATGCGGGAATACCCGGCGCTCTTCGACGGCGACCCCGCCTGGCGCGCGAGGGCTGAGGCGTTCGCGGCCCGCGTCCGCGATGTGAGCGAGCTCCTGCGCGACGCGCCGCCGCCTGTCGCAGCCGCGCCGGCCGCGCCGGCCCGCACCCGCGGGGGCGCCGCGGCCGGCGCCTCCGAAGGCCGGCCGCTGCGCGTGGCCTACGTGGACTCCTGCCATCTGCGCCACGGGCAGAAGGTGGCCCAGGCACCGCGGGACGTGCTCGACCGGCTCCCCGGCGTCGAGCGCGTCGAACTGCCCGAGGCGGACCTCTGCTGCGGGTCGGGCGGCACGTACACATTCGCGCAACCCGAGGCGTCCGCCGCGCTGGGCGACCGCAAATCCCGCCACGTCCGGGAGGCGGGGGTGGACGTCGTCGTCGTCGCGAACCCGGGCTGTCACCTCCAGATGCTGTGGTCGCTGCGCCGCGCCGGCCTGACGGGCGTGCGCGTGGTTCACCTCG
This genomic interval from Clostridia bacterium contains the following:
- a CDS encoding YitT family protein: MHRHRHSAGGWTRYGYVILGSFLVALGLETFLVPNRLIDGGVTGIAILLSYLSGWPVGLFLVVLNVPFLYFGYVQIGRTFAWTTAVAVLLLSGFATLLTPVPAVTSDLLLVSVFGGLLIGGGLGLILRHGGSLDGADIVALTLSRATGFSVGEVILGLNVLIFGAAMWVIGADRALYSLLTYFSAYKMVDLVVQGLDESRGVFIISARAREISEAIQHRLGRGVTHFHAEGGRSQSPLHVLYTVVTRLELAKLKSIVLDHDDDAFFAIHPVAEAGGGTLRKHNIH
- a CDS encoding FAD-binding protein; this translates as MSTTRERLAVSASLSKSFAREARDLLGPSGWLDGPAERAAYAYDATGERRLPAAVALPSSAEETAAFVALCARHRVPIVPRGAGTNLSGGSLPTEGGVVLALARLQELRVDPARREATVGAGCTNLRVGEAAARHGLFYAPDPSSQRASTIGGNVAENAGGPHCFKYGVTADHVLALEVVLADGTRGWLHDEPLNRKAEAPAAPDPLPLLVGSEGTLAVVTAAHVRLLPLPAHVRTLLAVFPDMERAVEAVSAIVAGRIVPATIEFIDQATIRLVERYARAGYPEDAGAVLVIEVDGPLADVDRDAPRVAEICRANGASEVRIARTAAERDALWLGRRAAYGATGLLSRHVWSQDVVVPRPKLPEMLRRIVEVGARYGVPLPTVGHVGDGNLHPLIPFDPADPATIERMRAIDAEVLRACAELGGTVTGEHGVGVDKLEPLRLVFGPDELDLQWAFRRALDPDGILNPGKALPAVPPPGSPERRDLRPPAQRLPLLDRGRVDVDAGNLTARVAAGVTVAELREAASAEGLDWPAGWDADPSAEVLDVIRRAGRPGWPSRARVRHGVLAVAFAGGGGRAWRFGAATVKNVAGYAVHKAFVGAGEAAASLAEATLKLEPAGAGDGRALERLEDPAPGDGACGGDPRRAAAPGAPDVRALMEARLRDAWARWREAVDRG
- a CDS encoding (Fe-S)-binding protein, whose translation is MADPRALAGVPAPSGTGHGGSRAGLFTPAALEAMDVCIKCGFCLPSCPTYLLTGNELHSPRGRIHLAEEAERGALPLAALAESFAFCVHCRACESACPSGVHYTSVLTAARAALRAASEKGGAPGAGGPVEGAPVTGGPAGAPAVGGAGRPRWALRLQRWLLDVFAPHPAMWTLARWALWAWRRGPDRLARRLGWTRRLPWPLDELEPALPDPGARRRGPAGARAPAPRDAAGGSRAPAGAAAAACCEPPSPAAFFRGCVSDALFRSANDAARRALEAAGRAVVVPRGQTCCGALHMNAGDIEGARRLARRNIEAFERIPGPIVNTAGGCGAHMREYPALFDGDPAWRARAEAFAARVRDVSELLRDAPPPVAAAPAAPARTRGGAAAGASEGRPLRVAYVDSCHLRHGQKVAQAPRDVLDRLPGVERVELPEADLCCGSGGTYTFAQPEASAALGDRKSRHVREAGVDVVVVANPGCHLQMLWSLRRAGLTGVRVVHLAEFVAERLAAAPAAAPGVREG